A window of Sedimentibacter sp. MB31-C6 genomic DNA:
AGCTGGTTCTTATTATATTGAAGCTAAAACTAAAGAAATAGAAGAAAAAGCTATGGAATATATAAGTAAGATAGACGATTTAGGAGGAGCACCTAGGGCAATCGACCTTGGTTTCATCCAAAAAGAAATAACTGATTCTGCTTATCAATATCAAATGGAAATAGAATCTGAAGATAGAATAGTGGTTGGAGTTAATAAATTCCAAGTAAAAGAAGATTCTCCTAAAGGTTTGTTAAAAGTTGATCCAATTGTAGGAGAAATGCAGAAAAAGAAAATTGAAGATGTTAAAGCAGCAAGAAACAATGATGCAGTAAAAGAAAAACTTGAAGCATTGAGAAAAGCTTGTGAAGGTACTGAAAATGTAATGCCATTTATTTTATCAGCAGTTAGAGAATATGCTACTCTTGGTGAAATATGTGGAGTTATGAGAGAAGTTTTTGGAGAATATGAGCAGGCAGTACTGCTTTAATGTATAGGAGGATGAAAGATGAGTAAACAAATCAGAGTTTTAGTAGCTAAACCAGGTCTTGATGGACATGATAGAGGAGCAAAGTTAATTGCACGAGCTTTAAGAGATGCTGGAATGGAAGTTATATATACAGGTTTAAGACAAACACCTGAACAAATAGTTGCAGCAGCTATTCAAGAAGATGTTAATGTAATAGGAATGAGTATATTGTCTGGAGCACATAATCATTTATTCCCAAAAGTTGTTGAGCTTTTAAAAGAACAAGGAGTTAATGATATTTTAGTAGTTGGAGGCGGTGTAATTCCTGATGATGATATACCAGGATTAAAAGATGCTGGTATTGCAGAAATATTTACTCCAGGAACAACTACTACAAAGATGATAGAATACATTAAAAGTAACGTTAAATGATAAATACAATGAATATAACATATTAAAATGTAGGGGACGCATTGTATGCGTCCCGCAGTTTGCAATAATGCTAATTCTACGTTTAAGGTGGTGACAAATTGGAATTTAAGGAATTAATACAGCAAATGCTTACTGGAAATAAGAGAGCATGTGCTCGACTTATAACTGCAGTTGAAAACAATCATGAAGAAGCGGAAAAAATTATAAGAGATATACATCAATATACAGGGAATGCACATATTATAGGTATTACAGGACCTCCTGGTGCAGGTAAGAGCACACTAACTGATAAAATGGTGAAAGCTTTACTTAAAGAGGGCAAAAAGGTTGGTATTATTGCTGTAGATCCTACTAGTCCTTATTCTGGTGGTTCAATACTAGGTGATAGAATTCGTATGCAGGATTTAGCTCTTAATCCAAATGTTTTTATTAGAAGCATGGGTACTAGAGGGTACCTTGGAGGACTATCGAAGTATACTAA
This region includes:
- a CDS encoding cobalamin B12-binding domain-containing protein, with product MSKQIRVLVAKPGLDGHDRGAKLIARALRDAGMEVIYTGLRQTPEQIVAAAIQEDVNVIGMSILSGAHNHLFPKVVELLKEQGVNDILVVGGGVIPDDDIPGLKDAGIAEIFTPGTTTTKMIEYIKSNVK